The Nitrospirota bacterium DNA segment TCCGGGCCTCCGCACGGCCATTGTGCCCAATGGGGTCGATATTGAGTACTTCTCACCGAGTCAAGGGATAGACTCGCCGGCGCTTATCTATACGGGCGGCATGAACATGTTTGCGAATCGCGATGCTGTCATGTTCTTCCTGAGCGAGATTTGGCCCTTGATCAAGCAGCGGGTGCCGGACGTGCGGTTTTTTGCCGTCGGGCAAGATCCGCCGAAGGATCTCCTTGCGCTGGCAGCGAGCGACTCTCAAGTAATAGTCACTGGATATGTGTCCGATATTCGTCCGCTGGTCCGGGATGCATCAGTCTACGTCGTGCCTCTGCGCGTAGGAGGCGGGACGCGCTTGAAGGTCTTAGATGCGATGGCCATGGGCAAAGCGATGGTCTCGACCTCGATCGGTTGCGAAGGCCTCGACGTTCGCCCCGACGAGCATCTCTTGGTGGGCGATACCCCTGAACAGTTTGCGGAAAAGACCGTCATGTTGCTGGGAGATCGAAATCGCCGACTTGCGTTGGGGCGTGCCGCTCGCGAATTGGTCGAGCGCCGGTACTCCTGGCGCACGATCGGAGGACAGCTCCTGGATGCGTATCGTCGCGCAATGGAGAGCGGAGGGAAGGCGCGATGAATCGCTATTTAGCCGCGCTCTACAGTTTGGCCCCTGTTTGGGGGCAGAACCTGATCTTGACGGGATACAGCACCTTACTCGATCGTGAACGGTATGCCGGACGATTTGGCGAGTTTCGAGATTTGTTAGCCAAGGCTGAGTGGTTTTCGCGGAGCGAGCTGGAAGCCTATCAGGATGAGCGGCTTCGCACCATTGTGAAGCATGCCTATGAGACGGTTCCGTTTTACCGTCGCCGGTTCGACGAATGTAAGTTGAAACCGTCAGATATTCGAGGCCAGGGTGATTTGCCCAAGGTGCCGCTGCTGACTCGCGATGATGTCCGATCCCACTTTGATGACTTACGTTCCAGAAGTGTATCGCGTGGGTCGATGCGGACGGGTCATACGAGTGGGACGACCGGCACTCCGCTGACCGTCGGGTATGATGCCGATAATGTGTGGATGGCCTACGCGGCACTCGACCGGCATTATCGATGGGCAGGGTGCCGTCTGGCCAAGGATGGAGATCGAATCGGGGTCGTTCGTGGCAATGTCATCGTGCCGTTGGAACAGAAGGGGACGCCATTTTGGCGGATGAACCGGCGCCACAACCAGATGTTGCTGTCGTCGTTTCATCTCTCGAAACAGAATCTCCCGGCCTACTTCGATGCGTTAGCCCGTTTCCAGCCTGCGCTGCTCGACGGATATCCCTCGACGCTGTATGTGCTCGCCAAGTTTCTGCAAAGCCGGGGCGAGACCTTTCCCCTCCGCGCCGTGATTACGTCGTCCGAAACGCTCTACGATTTTCAGCGTCAGGTGATAGAGGAACGGTTTGCCTGCCGCGTGTTCGATTACTATGCGCTGGCCGAGCGGGTAGTGTTTTCCAGCGAGTGCGAGCGGCATGAGGGACATCACCTAGCGATGGAATATGGGGTCTCGGAGATCGTTGACAAGCACGGGCTCCCAACTCCGCTCGGCACTGTGGGCAAACTGGTCGGAACGAGCTTGCACAACATGGCGATGCCGTTGATCCGCTATGTGACGAATGACATGACGAGTCTGAGAGAGAAGTCCTGTTCCTGTGGGCGTGGTTTGAACATCATGGATGACGTGACGACGAAGGCCGAAGATGTGCTCACCTTGAAAGATGGACGGCTGATCTCCCCCTCTGTGCTGACGCATCCGTTTAAACCGCTTGATTGCATCGAGGGGTCGCAGATCGTGCAAACGGATTGTCAGACCGTGATCGTGAAACTCATTCCTGGTCCGACCTATACACCGGAGCATACGCACCATCTGATCACTGAGCTGAAGGCCCGTTTGGGACAGGATGTCCGGGTTGAGGTGCAGATGGTGGATCGGCTGGAACCGGCGGCAAACGGAAAGTTCAAATGGGTGACATCCCACGTTCCACTAGGTATCTGACCGGGCCAGTTCTTCCATTGGTTTGAAGAGAAGGGAACAAGACGTATGTGTGGCATAGTCGGCGTGGTCTATGCTGATCCTGCGAGGCGATGCGAGCAGGACCTTATCACGAAGATGCGAGACATCTTTGCTTACAGGGGGCCGGATGATGCTGGCCTGTATCTCGATGGGCCGGTAGGGCTCGGACAACGCCGGCTGAGCATCATCGACCTCGGTGGCGGGCACCAGCCGATGTCGAATGACGAGGGGTCGCTCTGTATCGTATTTAACGGTGAGATCTATAACTACCGCGTATTGCGGCAAGAGTTGATCGCGAAGGGGTACCGCTTTCGGACCGAGAGCGACACCGAGGTGATTCTCCATCTCTATGCCGAACGTGGAGAGGCCTGCGTCCATGCGTTGAACGGCATGTTCGCGTTTGCGATCTGGGACAAAAAACGCCGCCAACTATTTCTTGCCAGGGATCGCATGGGTGTGAAGCCTTTGTATTATGCCTCTACGCCTGGCGGCTTCATTTTCGGCTCAGAAATCAAGGCGGTCCTTGCGAGCGGGATGATTTCTGCTCGTTGCCGGGAAGAGGCCGTGGCCGAGTACATGCTTTTCCGTCAGGTCGCCGGTCCCGAGAGTCTGTTTCGCGATGTCATGAGTCTTCCTCCTGGCTGCACCCTGACGCTTCGCGACGACCAGACGAAGATCGCGCAGTATTGGTCTCCGAGGCCTTCCGGCGACCGGCAACAGATGACCTATGAGGACGCACGCCAGACCTTTGCCGATTTGCTTGAAGATTCCGTGAGGCTACGGCTGATCAGCGATGTGCCGGTTGGGACGTTTTGCAGTGGCGGGGTCGACTCCAGTCTCGTGACCGCGTTGGCCTCGAAACTCAAGGGAGGCCCGGTCAACACATTTTCGATCGGATTCGACGAACCCGAATATGACGAGAGTGTCTATGCGGCATTGGTGTCAAAGAAGTACGGAACCATTCATCACCCTCTCACTCTCAGCCATGTTGAGTTCAGTGAACTCTTTCCTCAGATGGTGTGGCAGAATGACGAACCCCTGAATTTTGCCAATTCGATTCAAATCTATGCATTAAGCCGTCTGGCCAAGCAGCATGTCACGGTGGTCCTGACCGGAGAGGGCTCGGACGAGTTGTTCTCCGGATATCCCCGCTATCGAATTCCAGGGATCGCATCCTTGTACCGGCGGATTCCTAGCGCTATACGAAGCCTGTTGAAGATGTGGGGCCGTGCAACCCGTGACCATCGAGTGGACAAGCTCGATCGCTACGTCGCCTGCTCTCCTGAGGAGACGTTAATGTACAACACGAGTGTATTGCGTCCGGAGGTCGTGGCGTCTGCTTGTCCGCGGATACTCAGCGCAAATCTCGATTATCGGCTGGCCTGTCTCAAGGGGACGGAGAATGTAGGGTTGGATGCGGTCGCCCGTTTGTCACTCCTCGATCAGGAATGTTTCCTCGTTTCCATTCTCAATCGGCAGGATAAAATGAGCATGGCGGCGAGTATCGAGTCGCGCGTTCCATTTATGGATTATCGGATTGTTGAATTTGCGAATAGTCTGCCGACTGCGTACAAGCTGAGAGCCGGGGTCGGCAAGGCTATTGTCAAGGATGTGGCGAGGACGTTCTTGCCAGCAGAAATCGTCGATCGACGCAAGTCTGGTTTCGGCGTTCCACTGGAGCGTTGGTTCCGGTCGAACGAGGGGATGGGAGCGAGGATGTTGGCATTTCCAGACCAGGCCGACGCTGATTTGTTCGATCGTGTGGCGCTCCGTCGAATCGTCACGGAGCATCGGTCTGGGACACATGACCATTCCGAGTTGCTGTGGACTGCGTTGAATCTACATGTCTGGCGTGAAACGTTTCATTGCTAGAGTCATGTGCGGAAATGCATTAGAGTACAGCAGCCGTTAACAATAGAAGGGACGATTGGACTTATTTCGAGTTGTTGAAGCCGACTCCTCAAGGGAGAATTGCTCAATAGTCCGTGATAAACCAAGAATCGACTGACATGGGACAACAAGGTCACGCACAGATACCAGTAGATGTCGCGCTTATTGGTTGTGGCAAGATGGGTGTGCATCACGCCAAAGCCATCAAGGCACATGGCGCAGGCCGCATCATCGCATTGGCCGATCCCTCCGGTGATCGGTCCAAATTGGACGGGCTGGTGCCCAAGGATGTGCCGTTTTTTACGTCCGTCTCCGACCTGCTCAAGTCTGTCAACCCGACAGTGGTCCATATCGCGACGCCACCTGCCACCCATGCCGACCTGGCAATGTTGTGCCTCTCACACGGTGCACATGTCTACGTCGAAAAACCGTTTACGCTTCGATTAGCCGATGCGGAGGCGGTGCTCGATGCCGCACGGCGTGCAGGTCGATCGGTCTGTGCCGGTCACCAGTTGTTGTATGAGTCGCCGGCGCGGGCCTTGGCGGCGGCGCTTCCGCTCATCGGCCGTGTGGTCCATGTGGAGAGTTATTTTTCGTTTAAAACGGTACGGAAGTCCAACGACGGACGATCTTTGCTGTCTCCGATCGATCAACTGCTCGATATTTTGCCGCATCCTGTCTACACCCTCCTCGACGCCTTAGGGGGAGCCGCCGGGACGGCACCGCAGCTGCAGTCGATGCTGGTCAGGCCTGAAGGGGAAGTGCATGCCATTCTGCAGGCCGGCGAGACTACGGGGGTATTGGTCGTTACGCTACGAGGACGGCCGATCGATTCGTATCTTCGTGTGGTGGGGACCAGCGGATCACTTCGCGCGGACTTCGTCAGGGGGGCGCTCACGAAGTTGCCAGGGCCTGGCACGTCAGCCGTGTCGATTCTTTCCAACCCCTATCGTGAAGGGATGCAGATTCTGATCGGATCGACTCGGGGGTTTGCCTCGCGTATTCTCCATAAAGGAAAGGGGTATCCAGGTCTGGCCGAGTTGATCGAAGCTTTTTATGACAGCGTTCGCCAGGGCACTCCGCCGCCGTTGTCTCCCTCTTCCATCCGTGAGACGGTTCGTCTGTGTGAACAGATCGGGGAGAAGTTGCGCAGCGCCAAGGCAGAATATGAGGTACGAGCGGAGGCGGACCTGGCCGCTCGCGAGCGGCAACTTTCGCCGACCGATGTGAAGAAGGGCCGCGTCTTGGTTACAGGAGGAACGGGGCTGCTTGGCCGTGCAGTCGTGGCTGAGCTTCGTCAATGCGGATGGCCGGTACGCGCGCTTGGGCGGCGCGTGCCTCCTCCGTCGGAGCGACAGGCTGGGGTTGAGTATATAGGAGCAGATCTTGGCGGGGACTTCGACGGGGCTGTCCTATCAGGAGTGGAGACCGTGGTGCATTGTGCGGCTGAGACTGCAGGGGGCAAAGAGGCCCATGAACGGAACTCGGTCCTGGCGACAAAGAATCTCCTCCATAGCGCGGCGAAGGCGTCGGTTAAGCGGTTTATCCACATCAGTAGCCTCGGGATCTTGAAGACCGGTAAAGAGATGGGGGGGCCGCTCGATGAGCGGACGCCGGTGGATGCTGGCAATCTGGCTCGCGGACCCTATGTCTGGGGCAAGGCCGAATCTGAACGTGAGGTAATGGAGCAGGGGCCTGCATTGGGTTTGACGGTGAAGGTCATCAGGCCAGGCCCGCTGGTCGATTTCTCAGATTTTGAACCACCCGGACGACTCGGTCGTGAGCTGGGACCCGTCTATGTCGCGGTAGGGCCTCGGTCGAGCCGACTGAGTCTGTGTGACGTGGGGACCGCTGCAAAAGTGATCCGGTCAACAGTGCAGGATATTGATGCCGCACCATCTGTGGTCAATCTTGTGGAGCCAGCTGCCCCCACGCGAGAGGAATTGCTTGCACTGTTGTTGAAGAAACGTCCAGATCTTAAGTCCATCTGGCTACCAGCGGTCGTGCTATCGTTGTTGTCGCCGATTCTTATTCTCCTCCAGCGAATCGTTCTGCGTGGCAAGACCCCGATTGATATCGCTGCGGCATTTTCCTCGGAACGCTATAACACCACAATCGCCGCTCAAGTAATTCAACGAGCCGGACAGACAACCAAGTCGAGGCTGACATGAACGAGTTGACCGAGAAGGCGGATGATGCGCACTCAGATTCAGCGATTCATCAGAAGTGGGTTGCGAATTATCGTACAGCAGAGATGCAGGCGTTTTATGAAATGGCATTTGACTTAATTGCCGAGCGCTTGAATGCTCCCACCGACTCAATGATCCTGGACGCAGGTTGCGGAAGTTGTGCCAAGTCGGTGCTGTTGGCTGCCAGAGGGTTTCGAGTGACTGCCAGCGACTACGCGGCCAACGCGTTGGAACTCGCTGCGGAAACAGTGCGCGAACGGGGCTTTCAGAATCGGATTACGTTGCAGCGAGAAGATATATTGGGGCTCTCGTTTCCCGATAGGTCATTTCCCTATGTCATCTGCTGGGGCGTGTTGATGCATATTCCCGATCTGCAACGAGCATTGGCAGAATTGGCACGGGTCGTAGCGCCGGGGGGCATGCTGGTCTTAAGCGAAGGGAATATGTACTCCATTCAGGCGGTGATAATGCGATGGCTCAAGAAGCTCCTCGGTCGTGAACGGGCCACGATCGACAGGGTTGCGGGAGGAATTGAGTATACTGAAAAGACGAGCCAGGGTGTTTTATTGACTAGGCAAACAGATATTCCCTGGCTTATTGCCGAATGTGAACGGCTGGGTTTATGCCTGAAGGCACGAGAACCTGGCCAATTTACAGAGCTATATGTGGCCGTGCCATGGCGGCCATTCAAGAGGTTTATCCATGCCTTCAACAAGGTATGGTTTCGATACATCAGGCTCGCCGGACCAGCATTCGGGAATATCCTTGTCTTTGAAAAGCCAAAATAGGTCGCAGAATATAGATTGGCTGATATGGAAGAATCGAATTCGTCGATTGGTTCCGCTGCAGAGATATGTGCTGGCGGTGGCTGTTAGTGCAATGAGCTCGTTTGTCCCAATGACGGTGAGCGGAGGTGAGTTGGGTGGCCTAGGGGGCAGCGCAGGGATGGATAAAATAGCGGTGGGCTCAAAAACTCTTGTGGTTCTTGGGGCTTCATATGCCGGAGGCTGGGATCCAAAGCAGCCGGTTGCCGGTTACCGAATAGTGAATAAAGGCGTGAGTGGGCAACAGTCGTTTGAGATGTTGGCTCGCTTCGAGGGCGAAGTGTCAGGGGTAAAGCCTGATGCGGTGATCATTTGGGGGTTCATCAATGATGTGTTTCGATCTGATCGAGCACAGATTGATGAGACCTTGAGGCGGACGAGGGAAAGCACACTGGCCATGGTGGAGCTGGCCAGAAAGTCTGGAATCAGTCCTATCCTCGCGACAGAGGTGACTATCAGGACCAAGGCTGGGTGGGTAGAAGCATTAGAGTCAATGATTGGAAGGATCCTCGGGAAGTCAAGTTATCAGGATTACATCAACGGGCATGTAATAGAGACAAATCGTTGGATTAAAGAGACGGCGGCTCGTGAAGGGATTCTCCTTTTAGACTTTGAAAAGGTGCTTGCTGATCAAAGCGGGCTACGTCGGAAAGAGTTTGCCTTGCCTGACGGGAGTCACATTTCCGTCCAGGGGTACGAGGCCTTGACCCAGTATGCCAAAAATCAATTACAGGCTGTACCCGGCATCCGTTAGTGTTCAATTCTGGCTTACTCCTCTCAGGCCCTAGGGAACGGCGCGTCGCATGTTTTATTCCCTTCTAGGGGCAGGAGATGATTGATACATCCCTCTCCTGAGACCTGTATTTGATTCTGACGTCATGATGAGAGCGTAGACCTTCTGTCACTCTCTGAAGAATTTGATGAGGGCCATCGGTTGTGCTCCGTTCCAGAAAGGATTTTCCCCGATGGGAGACCCCATGTCACAACGGACAGTGCGAGTGTTTACCGTAGTGCTATTGTTCGTTTCGACTGTGTTCTCAGTGGCTGTTGCCGAAGGTATCGCTCGATTTTTCATTCATCTCCCACAAGAGAGAATCTACCCACAGGTTCGCTACCAGGCGCATCCTGTCCGTGGATTTACCTTGCAGTCGGCCCAGACCGCCTATACGAAAGATCAGGTTGCAACCATAGATAGCCTTGGGTTTCGCGTCAATGGCGTACCTGCGTCCAAAAACATTCCAAAGCTTCGGATCCTCGCCCTCGGTGACTCCTTTACGTTTGGTTATGGAGTGGCTGATCGTGAGACGTGGCCAGCTGCTCTTGAACGGAAGCTTGGTCACACAGTTGAGATCATTAATGCGGGCACCACCAGCTATAACGTTTTTCATGAATTCGACATTCTCCGAGAAAAAGGGCTTGGACTAAAGCCTGGAGTCGTCATTCACGGGCTCTATTGGAACGATCATATGATGAATCGCCCGCCTCGTCCAACCGACCCGCCACTATTAACCGCGGATGGGCATTTCACGTGGGATGGAGATGATAATCCAGCGAGCGGTCCGTTTTGGTTGCGCGGAGTTCGTTGGCTGAAGGGCCATTCTGTTCTCGCCCATTCTGCGTTGATGCAGGCTAAGCGCTATATCACTTCTCCAGATTCAGGCGTTCACCTGTACGATCTTGAGTACCGTAAGCTCTTGGCAGGGGAGTTAGTGCCAGACGCGTGGCAGGTTGTCGATGATTTTTATCGAGAATTGAAGCAGCTAGGCGAAGAGTCCGGGTTTAGCGTCTATGTGATCATTTTCCCAGTTCGTGACATCATCACGATGCCGGATCCCGCAAACCATGTGTATCCCAAGTACATTCGTGAAATGTTGGATAGACACGGTATCCCGTATCTTGACGGGTTTGCGCTTTGGCACCAGGCGAAACTAGGTGTAGACCTGTTCCTCCCACACGACGATCACCTCGCAGCCGAAGGGTATCGCATCATTTCTGATGAAGTTGCCGCAATCCTTTGCTCTGATCGGGTATTAATAGAGAGGATTGGGAGTATTTGTCGTGACGATAGTGCTGTGAGCCACTGATCTGTCCCTAGAGTCTGGTCGGAGTATGCGTGTTACTGGTCCAGTCGGTCCTACGCAACCATGGAGTTCGCGCAGGAAGTCCTCATGTGATGAGAACGTTCACGGCCTTTCGACTAAGTCTGCCTACTATTGATATCGCGATGAGTTAACGCACAGCGTGGAAGGTTTAGAGGATGAGTATTGTCGTAACCGGCGGAGCAGGATTCATAGGGTCTAATTTTGTGCTCAACTGGCTTCGTCAGCAGGATGAGGTCATCATCAATGTAGATAAACTGACCTATGCAGGCAATCTTGAGAGCCTCGCGCCACTGCAAGGAGATGCGCGACATCAGTTTGTGCGAGGAGATATCGGTGACAGCGCGCTGATGGCCCAGCTACTCACCCGGCACAGACCCCGTGCCATTATTAACTTTGCGGCAGAGAGTCATGTGGACCGCTCCATCCATGGGCCGGAAGAATTCATTCAGACTAACATCGTAGGCACGTTCCGCTTGCTCGAAACCGTCCGTCAGTACTGGGCCGGTCTATCGGAGGAAGATCGGGCTCGGTTCCGCTTCCTTCACGTGTCTACCGATGAAGTCTATGGTTCGCTCGATCGTGATGAGCCTGCCTTTACGGAAGATCGTCGATACGAACCCAATAGTCCCTATTCAGCAAGTAAGGCAGCTTCCGATCACCTGGTCCGCGCCTATCATCACACTTATGGTGTGCCGGTTTTAACAACGAACTGCTCGAATAATTATGGTCCATTTCAATTCCCTGAAAAGCTGATTCCTCTGGTCATTCACAATGCGCTGGCAGGAAAACCATTGCCGGTGTATGGCGATGGCCAGCAGGTCAGGGATTGGCTCTTTGTGGAGGATCATTGCAGCGCAATTCGACGGGTGTTGGAGGCGGGACGCCTAGGAGAGACGTATAACATTGGGGGCGCAAGCGAACGGGTTAATCTGGAAGTGGTGCATACGCTCTGCAGAACATTGGACGAGCTCAAACCTAGGAGCGATGGGAAAAGTTATCAAGCACAGATTGCTTTTGTGAAAGATCGCCCTGGCCATGACCGTCGCTATGCGATCGATGCCAAGAAGATCGATCGGGAGCTGGGATGGAAGCCTGCCGAAACGTTCGAGACCGGTATGCGAAGAACCGTGCGCTGGTATCTGGATAACCAGCCGTGGGTTCAGCATGTGACAAGCGGGACGTACCGCTCATGGGTGGAGAAGCACTACAGCGCATGAAGATCCTATTGTTTGGAAAAGAG contains these protein-coding regions:
- the asnB gene encoding asparagine synthase (glutamine-hydrolyzing): MCGIVGVVYADPARRCEQDLITKMRDIFAYRGPDDAGLYLDGPVGLGQRRLSIIDLGGGHQPMSNDEGSLCIVFNGEIYNYRVLRQELIAKGYRFRTESDTEVILHLYAERGEACVHALNGMFAFAIWDKKRRQLFLARDRMGVKPLYYASTPGGFIFGSEIKAVLASGMISARCREEAVAEYMLFRQVAGPESLFRDVMSLPPGCTLTLRDDQTKIAQYWSPRPSGDRQQMTYEDARQTFADLLEDSVRLRLISDVPVGTFCSGGVDSSLVTALASKLKGGPVNTFSIGFDEPEYDESVYAALVSKKYGTIHHPLTLSHVEFSELFPQMVWQNDEPLNFANSIQIYALSRLAKQHVTVVLTGEGSDELFSGYPRYRIPGIASLYRRIPSAIRSLLKMWGRATRDHRVDKLDRYVACSPEETLMYNTSVLRPEVVASACPRILSANLDYRLACLKGTENVGLDAVARLSLLDQECFLVSILNRQDKMSMAASIESRVPFMDYRIVEFANSLPTAYKLRAGVGKAIVKDVARTFLPAEIVDRRKSGFGVPLERWFRSNEGMGARMLAFPDQADADLFDRVALRRIVTEHRSGTHDHSELLWTALNLHVWRETFHC
- a CDS encoding Gfo/Idh/MocA family oxidoreductase translates to MGQQGHAQIPVDVALIGCGKMGVHHAKAIKAHGAGRIIALADPSGDRSKLDGLVPKDVPFFTSVSDLLKSVNPTVVHIATPPATHADLAMLCLSHGAHVYVEKPFTLRLADAEAVLDAARRAGRSVCAGHQLLYESPARALAAALPLIGRVVHVESYFSFKTVRKSNDGRSLLSPIDQLLDILPHPVYTLLDALGGAAGTAPQLQSMLVRPEGEVHAILQAGETTGVLVVTLRGRPIDSYLRVVGTSGSLRADFVRGALTKLPGPGTSAVSILSNPYREGMQILIGSTRGFASRILHKGKGYPGLAELIEAFYDSVRQGTPPPLSPSSIRETVRLCEQIGEKLRSAKAEYEVRAEADLAARERQLSPTDVKKGRVLVTGGTGLLGRAVVAELRQCGWPVRALGRRVPPPSERQAGVEYIGADLGGDFDGAVLSGVETVVHCAAETAGGKEAHERNSVLATKNLLHSAAKASVKRFIHISSLGILKTGKEMGGPLDERTPVDAGNLARGPYVWGKAESEREVMEQGPALGLTVKVIRPGPLVDFSDFEPPGRLGRELGPVYVAVGPRSSRLSLCDVGTAAKVIRSTVQDIDAAPSVVNLVEPAAPTREELLALLLKKRPDLKSIWLPAVVLSLLSPILILLQRIVLRGKTPIDIAAAFSSERYNTTIAAQVIQRAGQTTKSRLT
- the rfbB gene encoding dTDP-glucose 4,6-dehydratase — translated: MSIVVTGGAGFIGSNFVLNWLRQQDEVIINVDKLTYAGNLESLAPLQGDARHQFVRGDIGDSALMAQLLTRHRPRAIINFAAESHVDRSIHGPEEFIQTNIVGTFRLLETVRQYWAGLSEEDRARFRFLHVSTDEVYGSLDRDEPAFTEDRRYEPNSPYSASKAASDHLVRAYHHTYGVPVLTTNCSNNYGPFQFPEKLIPLVIHNALAGKPLPVYGDGQQVRDWLFVEDHCSAIRRVLEAGRLGETYNIGGASERVNLEVVHTLCRTLDELKPRSDGKSYQAQIAFVKDRPGHDRRYAIDAKKIDRELGWKPAETFETGMRRTVRWYLDNQPWVQHVTSGTYRSWVEKHYSA
- a CDS encoding GDSL-type esterase/lipase family protein — translated: MSQRTVRVFTVVLLFVSTVFSVAVAEGIARFFIHLPQERIYPQVRYQAHPVRGFTLQSAQTAYTKDQVATIDSLGFRVNGVPASKNIPKLRILALGDSFTFGYGVADRETWPAALERKLGHTVEIINAGTTSYNVFHEFDILREKGLGLKPGVVIHGLYWNDHMMNRPPRPTDPPLLTADGHFTWDGDDNPASGPFWLRGVRWLKGHSVLAHSALMQAKRYITSPDSGVHLYDLEYRKLLAGELVPDAWQVVDDFYRELKQLGEESGFSVYVIIFPVRDIITMPDPANHVYPKYIREMLDRHGIPYLDGFALWHQAKLGVDLFLPHDDHLAAEGYRIISDEVAAILCSDRVLIERIGSICRDDSAVSH
- a CDS encoding glycosyltransferase; this translates as MLRVLFLSQIVPYPPHGGVLQRGYNLLRELGRNAQVHLLAFVHPDVLPTEASIQESRAVLLKCCEAVEYFPLWPKASSIHRFAGLAASALSSSPFSVLAHRSAAFQRRVSELIGTQKFDLIHVDTIALAQFLDKQRSIATVVTHHNIESQLMERRAGAETGQLARRFLQRETQKLRAYEAEKVGAFDVNIFVSQTDEKTLLERVPGLRTAIVPNGVDIEYFSPSQGIDSPALIYTGGMNMFANRDAVMFFLSEIWPLIKQRVPDVRFFAVGQDPPKDLLALAASDSQVIVTGYVSDIRPLVRDASVYVVPLRVGGGTRLKVLDAMAMGKAMVSTSIGCEGLDVRPDEHLLVGDTPEQFAEKTVMLLGDRNRRLALGRAARELVERRYSWRTIGGQLLDAYRRAMESGGKAR
- a CDS encoding class I SAM-dependent methyltransferase; the protein is MNELTEKADDAHSDSAIHQKWVANYRTAEMQAFYEMAFDLIAERLNAPTDSMILDAGCGSCAKSVLLAARGFRVTASDYAANALELAAETVRERGFQNRITLQREDILGLSFPDRSFPYVICWGVLMHIPDLQRALAELARVVAPGGMLVLSEGNMYSIQAVIMRWLKKLLGRERATIDRVAGGIEYTEKTSQGVLLTRQTDIPWLIAECERLGLCLKAREPGQFTELYVAVPWRPFKRFIHAFNKVWFRYIRLAGPAFGNILVFEKPK
- a CDS encoding GDSL-type esterase/lipase family protein; the encoded protein is MTVSGGELGGLGGSAGMDKIAVGSKTLVVLGASYAGGWDPKQPVAGYRIVNKGVSGQQSFEMLARFEGEVSGVKPDAVIIWGFINDVFRSDRAQIDETLRRTRESTLAMVELARKSGISPILATEVTIRTKAGWVEALESMIGRILGKSSYQDYINGHVIETNRWIKETAAREGILLLDFEKVLADQSGLRRKEFALPDGSHISVQGYEALTQYAKNQLQAVPGIR